The Vigna angularis cultivar LongXiaoDou No.4 chromosome 6, ASM1680809v1, whole genome shotgun sequence genome contains the following window.
AAggataatttattcaatttatgaataattttgttaGTAAGGAATGTTTCACGTAAAATAGCtgctaaataattaaaacaagcTGGTTAGTAAGGTTTCTCATAACACTCAATTAAGAGGAGTGTTGATACAATATTCTTCCTCATACAAactcttttattaattaaaatttattaaaagctTCAAAATTATAAGTGAGATTCtttaaaaaagagtaaaaccCATGTCATTTTGTGAATTCTAATAAACttcaacaaataatatatatatatatagcgtAAGTGTGACAGAAAAAATGAGTTATTACTGGTAGTATTATTTTCCTCTTGAAAAGAATTCGTACCGCACTTTCGAAAAGTATGGTACTTCTATTTCACTTTTCAACCGGTAATAAGCGACATCGATTACCAATACGGGGCTTGAAGCCCAAGAGTTGTGAGTGGCTCGGCCCAAACCAGCCCAGCCCACCAGtgtcttcctctctctctctctctctctctcttgttGTTTGTCATTAAAAATAACCTATAATCAGTGACTCGAAACCGAATACACGCATCTATTTGCATCTCTTAGCACAAAGAACacagaaggaaagaaagggaAAAAGTGTGAACTTAAAAATGGTTGTGGAAGATTCACAAAAATCAACTATCACCGATGACCAAAACCCTAGCAGGGTCGACAACGACGACGACGATCTCGAAGATGGGGAGATCCTCGAAGATGCCGACGACGCCGCCTCGGCTGCCTCCAAGCCTCCGTCCGCACTCCTCCGCAACCCCCACCCTCTCGAGAATTCCTGGACCTTCTGGTTCGACAGCCCTTCCGCCAAGTCCAAACAAGCCGCATGGGGCAGTTCCATCCGACCCATATACACCTTCGCCACCGTCGAAGAGTTTTGGAGGTCAAGCTTTGATCTTTTCCCTTCCCCTCCCTCTGGGTCTTAACCTAATTGTTTCTTTCTTGATTCTTGCAAAAGCTAACCCTTgttttttttacatgaaaattGTTCAGCATTTACAATAACATTCACCACCCGAGCAAGTTGGGTGTGGGGGCGGACTTTCACTGCTTCAAGTATAAGATTGAGCCCAAATGGGAGGACCCTATCTGCGCCAATGGTGGAAAATGGACCATGACTTTCCAAAGGAACAAATCTGATACCAGTTGGTTGTATACGGTATTGTTTTACATTAGCCTCtgttttttataacaaaatgcTCATTTGTTTGTGGAGTATAACTTGTGAATTTAATTAGCATGTGTTACTGTTGTAACGAATCGTCATGTACGGCTAGTTATTTTTTGGAATAGCTAGTCTAAAACTcgtaattgaaattattttcttattgtttGATACCGGAGAATGTTTTGTAGGGATAGGGCTTGGATTTTATATTCTATTAGTGAATTGGATGATACACAGGAAATGAACCAATCTTAACGGATGTTTGATACGGCTAGTTATTTTTTGTAATAGCTAGTCTAAAACTcgtaattgaaattattttcttattttttgatACCGGAGAATGTTTTGTAGGGATAGGGCTTGGATTTTATATTCTATTAGTGAATTGGATGATACAGGAAATGAACCAATCTTAACGGATGTttgagtgaaaaaaaattgcatcgAGTAGtgtatgtaaaataaattatttatttgtgacCTAACTAATAGTGCTTTTGTTTTCTCTGTTCCTGCTGCCTCTAGTTGTTGGCAATGATTGGAGAACAGTTTGATCACGGAGATGAAATTTGTGGAGCTGTCGTGAATGTCAGAAATAGGCAggataaaatttctatttggacTAAGAATGCTTCAAATGAAGCTGCTCAGGTGACTTTTTTTTACCTATTTATTTTGCTTTGTTTGTCTTTCCCTTTATTGTCTATGGTTCTGCAAGTTGGGAGGGAGATTTGGCTAATCTTAATTAAACTCTCATGTTATGTCAGAATTATTGAGGAATGTGTATTAGACATACCTCATCTAATTTACTCTTGAATTCTCCAAGATGACTTTCTGTGATTACACTGAATAACAGCAACGTTAGAAAACTACATGTTATATTTGTTCTCATTACGAGCGAGTGTCTTTGGTGACTGTCTAAACCCTGCTTTACTTATGTTCGTTCTCATTAGGAGTGAGGATCTTTAGTGACTGTCTAAACCTTAAATCTTCTCTCGAATTGTTGTGGTAACTTGAGGagtatcaaacatttttcttcttgCAGATGAGCATTGGAAAGCAGTGGAA
Protein-coding sequences here:
- the LOC108341759 gene encoding eukaryotic translation initiation factor 4E-1 is translated as MVVEDSQKSTITDDQNPSRVDNDDDDLEDGEILEDADDAASAASKPPSALLRNPHPLENSWTFWFDSPSAKSKQAAWGSSIRPIYTFATVEEFWSIYNNIHHPSKLGVGADFHCFKYKIEPKWEDPICANGGKWTMTFQRNKSDTSWLYTLLAMIGEQFDHGDEICGAVVNVRNRQDKISIWTKNASNEAAQMSIGKQWKEFLDYNETIGFIFHEDAMKHERSAKNKYVI